A single region of the Marinobacter nanhaiticus D15-8W genome encodes:
- a CDS encoding M23 family metallopeptidase, whose amino-acid sequence MTEPSHKADSQSTSEGESCPGGKSRPHKWRPWGLFLILLALVSVLLVRDDLRRQAIGSTTEAIRTLAIEGLGLSPRELFIWRLKIAGLAESPLGQQWQKAAQVAGSDPVSLDRQLQTQRGFVADVVEAHVYQVTLKRGAELVWRLDRVADSGGELFASLERRDSDGEFGTGTWETVAELDASGQSTRRVVREDGIYRIVLQPELFASVEYNLALASGGSLGMPVSGASQRDIGSPFGAPRDGGARSHHGVDIFAPRGTAVTAVADGRVRTGTSNLGGKHVWLSGSLLGFGSPRYYYAHLDAFEVESGADVDAGDVLGYVGNTGNARTTPPHLHFGIYTASGPVDPEPFLQPEPVLPRE is encoded by the coding sequence ATGACTGAGCCTTCACACAAAGCAGATTCCCAGTCGACGTCAGAAGGCGAGTCATGCCCTGGGGGAAAATCCCGGCCTCACAAGTGGCGGCCCTGGGGGCTTTTCCTGATCCTCCTGGCTCTCGTAAGCGTGTTGCTTGTCCGGGATGACCTGCGTCGTCAGGCTATCGGCAGCACCACTGAAGCCATCCGGACGCTGGCGATCGAAGGCCTCGGGCTTTCCCCACGGGAGCTGTTCATCTGGCGCCTGAAAATTGCGGGGTTGGCGGAGAGTCCGCTGGGCCAGCAATGGCAGAAGGCCGCGCAGGTGGCGGGCAGCGATCCGGTTTCCCTGGACCGTCAGCTGCAAACGCAACGCGGTTTTGTGGCGGATGTCGTGGAGGCCCATGTCTACCAGGTGACGCTGAAACGAGGTGCCGAGCTGGTCTGGCGGCTTGACCGCGTAGCCGACTCAGGCGGCGAGCTGTTCGCCAGTCTGGAACGACGGGACAGTGACGGTGAATTCGGCACGGGCACTTGGGAGACAGTGGCCGAGCTGGACGCCTCTGGCCAGTCCACACGCCGGGTCGTGAGAGAAGATGGCATCTACCGGATCGTGCTCCAGCCCGAGTTGTTTGCGTCCGTGGAATATAATCTGGCGCTGGCGAGCGGCGGGTCCCTGGGCATGCCGGTATCAGGCGCCTCGCAGCGGGATATCGGCAGCCCGTTTGGCGCGCCCCGGGATGGCGGCGCCCGGTCGCATCATGGTGTGGACATCTTCGCGCCCCGCGGTACGGCGGTTACGGCTGTGGCCGACGGACGCGTCCGTACCGGCACTAGCAACCTGGGTGGCAAGCATGTGTGGTTGTCGGGCAGCCTGCTCGGTTTCGGCTCACCGCGCTATTATTACGCCCATCTCGATGCCTTCGAGGTGGAGTCCGGTGCCGATGTGGACGCGGGTGATGTGCTTGGCTATGTCGGCAATACCGGTAACGCCCGTACTACGCCGCCGCACCTGCATTTCGGCATCTACACCGCTTCCGGCCCCGTCGATCCGGAACCGTTCCTCCAGCCGGAGCCTGTACTGCCCAGGGAGTAA
- a CDS encoding GGDEF domain-containing protein: protein MSESLNQPENQPLFASEMTRLVAAVQQLSLARHLNEIVEIVRTVAREISKADGASFVLRDGNQCYYVDEDAIEPLWKGSRFPMDACISGWAMKRGESVAIEDITLDPRVPQDIYRRTFVRSLLTIPIRNADALGAIGIYWAQAHTPSPEEIFLLETLANSTAMAMENVRIHAELEERVKQRTQALVREIRERKKAEEAVRQMAISDSLTGLLNRRGFFLQAQKQYELACRNASPSILVFADLDGLKVVNDTYGHRDGDQMIVDAGAVLKMVLRQSDVVARVGGDEFVVFSMECEQPEIVVKRIQDAVERFNSDNRRRYRLSLSVGVVVCEPDDTVSLEKMVEQADEAMYREKQRRRMTRNSGGKLRSV from the coding sequence ATGAGCGAGTCGCTCAACCAACCAGAAAACCAGCCGCTCTTTGCCTCTGAAATGACGCGGTTAGTCGCTGCGGTTCAGCAGCTCTCCCTCGCGCGCCATCTGAATGAGATCGTCGAAATTGTCCGCACCGTAGCCCGTGAAATCAGCAAGGCAGACGGTGCCAGTTTTGTTCTGCGCGATGGCAACCAATGCTATTACGTGGATGAAGATGCCATTGAGCCTCTTTGGAAGGGGTCGCGTTTTCCGATGGACGCCTGCATTAGCGGATGGGCCATGAAACGTGGCGAGTCCGTGGCGATCGAGGATATTACGCTCGATCCGCGTGTTCCCCAGGATATTTATCGCCGTACCTTCGTGCGAAGCCTGCTGACGATACCGATTCGCAACGCCGATGCCCTGGGTGCTATCGGGATCTACTGGGCACAGGCCCATACGCCATCACCGGAAGAGATTTTCTTGCTGGAAACGCTGGCTAACTCGACCGCTATGGCCATGGAAAACGTGCGCATCCACGCGGAGTTGGAAGAGCGGGTCAAACAACGGACCCAGGCACTGGTTCGCGAAATCCGGGAGCGCAAGAAGGCGGAAGAAGCCGTGCGTCAGATGGCGATCAGCGACTCCCTGACCGGTCTGCTCAACCGGCGCGGTTTCTTCCTCCAGGCGCAGAAACAGTACGAGCTGGCCTGCCGCAACGCGAGCCCCAGTATCCTGGTATTCGCCGATCTGGACGGGCTCAAGGTGGTCAACGATACCTACGGCCACCGCGACGGTGACCAGATGATCGTGGATGCCGGAGCGGTGCTGAAGATGGTGCTTCGCCAGTCCGATGTGGTGGCGCGCGTGGGCGGTGACGAGTTCGTCGTCTTCTCCATGGAGTGCGAGCAGCCGGAAATCGTCGTCAAGCGTATACAAGACGCCGTGGAGCGCTTCAACAGCGACAACCGGCGCCGCTACAGGCTATCCCTGAGCGTAGGGGTCGTTGTGTGCGAGCCGGACGACACTGTGTCCCTGGAAAAGATGGTGGAACAGGCCGACGAGGCCATGTATCGCGAAAAGCAGCGTCGGCGGATGACCCGTAATAGTGGCGGGAAGCTGCGTAGCGTATAA
- a CDS encoding nuclear transport factor 2 family protein: protein MIQTTIKRWHQLVETKDAQALDELLADNVIFHSPVVHTPQEGKAITKLYLTAALHTLNNEHFCYRREILDGNNAMLEFTTELDGVQLNGVDIIHCDGEGRIDDFKVMVRPLKAVNKIHEMMGAMLERMKQPVV, encoded by the coding sequence ATGATCCAGACAACAATAAAGCGCTGGCACCAACTGGTAGAGACTAAGGACGCCCAGGCTCTCGACGAGCTCCTGGCGGATAACGTCATTTTCCACTCCCCGGTCGTGCACACGCCCCAGGAAGGCAAAGCCATCACCAAGCTCTACCTCACCGCCGCCCTGCATACCCTCAATAACGAGCATTTCTGCTACCGGCGCGAAATCCTGGATGGCAACAATGCCATGCTGGAGTTCACGACCGAACTCGACGGTGTACAGCTCAATGGTGTCGACATCATCCATTGCGATGGCGAAGGCCGGATCGACGACTTCAAGGTGATGGTTCGCCCCCTCAAGGCAGTCAACAAGATCCACGAGATGATGGGCGCGATGCTGGAAAGGATGAAACAGCCGGTGGTTTAG
- a CDS encoding phosphoribosyltransferase: protein MAEKQYISAQSLLEDSFRLGAQILNSGFRPTFMIAVWRGGAPIGIAVQEFLDYHGLHTDHIAIRTSSYKGIDQQSKTVRVHGLNYLVKHVTHEDALLIVDDVFDTGRSVEAIIDELKQRARLNTPRDIRVAVPYYKPDRNELDWGPDYYLHETAEWLKYPHSLEGLSADEIAAHRPELFAILEPHLK from the coding sequence ATGGCAGAGAAACAATACATCAGTGCGCAAAGCCTGCTGGAGGATTCGTTCCGCCTGGGGGCGCAGATCCTCAATTCCGGCTTTCGGCCCACCTTCATGATTGCGGTCTGGCGCGGTGGCGCGCCCATCGGCATCGCCGTGCAGGAATTCCTCGATTACCACGGTCTACATACCGACCACATCGCCATCCGCACCTCGTCCTACAAGGGGATCGACCAGCAGAGCAAGACTGTGCGCGTCCACGGCCTTAACTACCTGGTCAAGCACGTCACCCACGAAGATGCGCTGCTGATCGTCGACGATGTGTTCGACACCGGGCGGTCGGTGGAAGCCATTATCGATGAGCTTAAGCAGCGTGCCCGTCTCAATACGCCGCGTGATATCCGCGTTGCGGTGCCCTATTACAAGCCGGATCGCAACGAACTGGATTGGGGGCCTGATTACTATCTGCACGAAACGGCGGAGTGGCTGAAATATCCGCACTCGCTGGAAGGACTCTCGGCCGACGAGATTGCGGCTCATCGACCGGAGCTTTTTGCCATCCTCGAGCCGCACCTCAAGTAG
- a CDS encoding serine hydrolase domain-containing protein, whose translation MTRRLLLLAGSLLSVLLYQSGLAQAQAVSAPIDKLNVSQATRAAADLDRLHSVLVAVEGDVVYAQVFSGPGLDEPVNIKSLSKTVHSIIIGAAIDRGIIDSADQPITELVAVPQDASPRVAEVTVGNLLSMQAGLGRTSGPNYGEWVTSDNWVDYALSRPFVAEPGGEMLYSTGSYHILAAALTETTGRSLLALAREWLGQPLDIRIPPWQQDPQGIYFGGNNMQLSPLALLQIGELYRNRGQHEGEQVISEAWIETAWEPRGTSRYTSDRYGYGWFTTELAGYDTYYGRGYGGQMLYVIPALKMTAVMTADPTPPSSPYFMRKLDGLLVDYLIPSIQKMALK comes from the coding sequence ATGACCCGACGCCTTTTGCTCCTGGCCGGCAGCCTGTTGTCAGTACTGCTATATCAAAGCGGGCTCGCCCAGGCTCAAGCCGTCTCGGCGCCCATCGACAAACTCAACGTGTCCCAGGCGACTCGCGCAGCAGCTGACCTTGATCGCCTGCATAGCGTACTTGTCGCCGTCGAAGGCGACGTGGTTTACGCCCAGGTCTTCTCAGGCCCAGGCCTTGATGAACCGGTCAACATCAAGTCGCTGTCGAAAACGGTCCACTCGATTATTATCGGGGCCGCGATTGACCGGGGCATTATCGACAGCGCCGACCAGCCCATTACCGAACTTGTCGCGGTGCCGCAAGACGCCAGCCCGCGGGTCGCCGAGGTGACGGTGGGCAATCTGCTATCGATGCAGGCCGGACTGGGACGGACCTCCGGTCCGAACTACGGAGAGTGGGTCACCAGTGACAATTGGGTGGACTACGCCTTGAGCCGCCCGTTCGTCGCCGAACCCGGTGGCGAGATGCTCTATTCCACCGGCAGCTACCACATCCTCGCTGCGGCACTGACCGAGACCACCGGCCGCAGTCTGTTGGCCCTGGCCCGGGAGTGGCTGGGCCAGCCGCTCGATATTCGCATTCCGCCCTGGCAACAGGATCCCCAAGGCATCTATTTCGGCGGCAACAATATGCAACTGTCGCCGCTGGCGTTGTTGCAAATCGGCGAACTCTATCGCAACCGCGGCCAGCACGAGGGCGAGCAGGTGATCTCCGAAGCCTGGATCGAAACCGCTTGGGAACCCCGGGGTACCTCCCGTTACACCAGCGACCGGTACGGCTATGGCTGGTTCACAACCGAGCTGGCGGGGTACGACACCTACTATGGCCGCGGCTATGGCGGGCAGATGCTCTACGTGATCCCGGCACTGAAGATGACAGCAGTAATGACTGCCGATCCTACGCCGCCCTCATCGCCTTATTTCATGCGCAAGCTGGATGGCCTACTGGTGGATTACCTGATTCCGTCCATCCAGAAGATGGCCCTCAAATAA